From Macadamia integrifolia cultivar HAES 741 unplaced genomic scaffold, SCU_Mint_v3 scaffold1915, whole genome shotgun sequence, a single genomic window includes:
- the LOC122065191 gene encoding alcohol dehydrogenase-like 3, producing NVVTDNEDDTNRVVESVGEGVLDMREGDHVIPIFNGECGHCVYCKSEKTNLCETFRVNPLKKVMINDGKSRFSSRDGQPIYHSLNTSTFSEYTVLDSACVVKIHPESPLKKMTLLSCGVSTGLGAAWNTANVQAGSTIAIFGLGSVGLAVAEGARARGASKIIGIDINPNKYVTGQSKGVTDFINPNDLDQPVHEKILEMTGGVDYSFECAGNLDVLREAFLSTHDGWGLTIILGIHPSPRMLPFHPMEFFDGRKLIGSVFGDFKGKTQLPGFVDECMRGVVNLDGFITHELPFTKINEAFQLLLNGKSLRCLLLL from the exons AATGTTGTGACTGATAATGAAGACGATACTAACAGAGTTGTGGAGAGTGTGGGAGAAGGGGTATTGGATATGAGAGAAGGGGATCATGTGATTCCAATCTTCAATGGAGAGTGTGGACACTGCGTGTACTGCAAATCAGAGAAGACGAACCTGTGCGAGACGTTCCGTGTGAATCCGCTTAAGAAGGTGATGATCAATGACGGGAAGTCGAGGTTCTCGAGCAGAGACGGCCAACCCATCTACCACTCCCTTAACACTTCCACTTTCAGCGAGTACACCGTCCTCGACTCCGCCTGCGTTGTTAAGATCCACCCAGAATCTCCTCTCAAGAAGATGACCTTGCTTAGCTGTGGCGTTTCTACAG GGTTGGGAGCAGCATGGAACACAGCGAACGTGCAAGCAGGTTCAACCATAGCCATCTTTGGCTTGGGCAGTGTGGGACTAGCA GTTGCAGAAGGAGCCAGAGCAAGAGGAGCTTCTAAGATAATAGGCATCGACATTAATCCAAACAAATACGTCACAG GTCAATCCAAGGGAGTCACAGATTTCATTAATCCAAACGATCTCGACCAACCAGTGCATGAG AAAATATTAGAAATGACTGGAGGAGTAGACTACAGTTTTGAGTGTGCGGGGAACCTAGACGTTCTGCGGGAGGCCTTTTTATCTACACATGAT GGTTGGGGTTTGACGATAATTTTGGGAATTCATCCTTCGCCAAGGATGCTTCCTTTCCATCCAATGGAGTTCTTTGATGGTAGGAAGTTGATCGGATCAGTTTTTGGAGACTTCAAAGGAAAGACACAACTGCCTGGGTTTGTTGATGAATGCATGCGTGGG GTGGTGAACTTAGATGGATTCATAACTCATGAGCTTCCCTTCACCAAGATAAACGAAGCATTTCAACTGCTCCTCAATGGAAAATCTTTGAGATGCCTCCTGCTGCTTTAA